In a single window of the Mycobacterium bourgelatii genome:
- a CDS encoding DUF3662 and FHA domain-containing protein: MGSQKGLVQRIERKLEATVGDAFARMFGGSIVPQEVEALLRREASDGVQSLQGNRLLAPNEYIITLSRHDFEKLGADPDLTSSAFARYLADYIYEQGWQTYGDVVVRFEQSTNLRTGQLRARGAVNPDVEPRPTPSDSAQPQSNHAFGAEPGVRPMTDNPSYRGQGQGRPDEYYDDRYSRPQDDPRGQQGGPGGYPPEQGGYPPQQSYQPQRPDQGGYPGQQGGYQDQGGYGQPGGGYGQQGGYQDQGGWGQQGGYGPPGGQQGGYQEGGWGQQGGYPQQSYEQRPPAAPAGPPGGYGQNYDQGYQQGGGYGQPGGGGQPGYGGYGDYGREPARQDEGGYPPPAPPAEPQRQSYPDQGGGYDQGGGYEQGGYDQGGGYEQGGYDQGGGYEQGGYDQGYQQGGAGYGRQDYGGGAGDYTQYADASNAGYAPPAGGYGDAGGRAEYDYGQQTPDYSQPPPDYGQPPTEYAPSGGYGGYGPGGYGSPTKTVTLQLDDGSGRTYQLRDGSNIIGRGQDAQFRLPDTGVSRRHLEIRWDGQVALLSDLNSTNGTTVNNAPVQEWDLADGDVIRLGHSEIIVRIH, translated from the coding sequence ATGGGTAGCCAGAAAGGGCTCGTTCAGCGCATCGAGCGCAAACTCGAGGCGACCGTGGGGGATGCGTTTGCCCGGATGTTCGGCGGATCGATCGTGCCGCAGGAAGTCGAAGCCCTGCTGCGGCGCGAAGCGTCCGATGGTGTCCAGTCGCTGCAGGGAAATCGCCTTTTGGCGCCCAACGAATACATCATTACCCTCAGTAGGCACGACTTTGAGAAGTTGGGAGCCGACCCGGACCTCACGTCAAGCGCTTTTGCTCGGTACTTGGCGGACTATATCTACGAACAGGGGTGGCAAACGTATGGTGATGTGGTCGTCCGGTTCGAGCAGTCCACGAACCTGCGCACCGGCCAGCTCCGCGCCCGCGGGGCTGTCAACCCCGACGTCGAGCCCCGCCCGACGCCCAGCGATTCCGCCCAGCCACAATCAAATCACGCGTTCGGCGCAGAACCAGGAGTACGACCAATGACTGACAATCCCAGCTACCGCGGTCAGGGGCAGGGGCGGCCCGACGAATACTACGACGACCGCTACAGCCGCCCGCAGGACGATCCGCGCGGCCAGCAGGGTGGTCCCGGCGGGTATCCGCCGGAGCAGGGCGGTTATCCGCCTCAGCAGAGCTACCAGCCGCAGCGGCCCGACCAGGGCGGCTACCCGGGGCAGCAGGGCGGCTACCAAGACCAAGGTGGATACGGTCAGCCGGGCGGCGGTTACGGCCAGCAAGGCGGCTACCAAGACCAGGGCGGTTGGGGCCAGCAAGGCGGCTACGGCCCTCCCGGAGGCCAGCAAGGCGGCTACCAGGAGGGTGGCTGGGGCCAGCAAGGCGGCTATCCGCAGCAGTCCTATGAGCAGCGCCCGCCCGCCGCGCCGGCCGGTCCGCCCGGCGGCTACGGCCAGAACTACGACCAGGGCTACCAGCAGGGCGGGGGCTACGGTCAACCCGGCGGCGGTGGCCAGCCCGGTTACGGCGGTTATGGCGATTACGGTCGCGAACCCGCGCGCCAGGACGAAGGCGGTTACCCGCCTCCAGCGCCTCCCGCCGAGCCACAGCGGCAGTCCTACCCCGACCAAGGCGGCGGGTACGACCAAGGCGGCGGCTACGAGCAGGGGGGCTACGACCAGGGCGGCGGCTACGAGCAAGGCGGGTACGACCAAGGCGGCGGCTACGAGCAGGGGGGCTACGACCAGGGCTACCAGCAGGGCGGCGCAGGCTACGGCCGGCAGGACTACGGCGGCGGCGCGGGTGACTACACCCAGTACGCCGACGCGTCGAACGCGGGTTACGCCCCGCCGGCCGGCGGCTACGGCGACGCGGGTGGGCGCGCCGAGTACGACTACGGTCAGCAGACCCCGGACTACAGCCAGCCGCCTCCCGACTACGGCCAGCCGCCCACCGAATACGCGCCGAGCGGCGGGTACGGCGGTTACGGTCCGGGTGGCTACGGGTCGCCGACCAAGACGGTCACGCTGCAACTCGACGACGGCAGTGGCCGGACCTACCAGCTGCGCGACGGCTCCAACATCATCGGGCGCGGCCAGGACGCGCAGTTCCGGTTGCCCGACACCGGTGTGTCACGCCGTCACCTAGAGATCCGTTGGGACGGGCAGGTCGCCCTTCTGTCGGACCTGAACTCCACCAACGGCACCACGGTCAACAACGCACCGGTGCAAGAGTGGGATCTGGCTGACGGAGATGTCATCCGGCTGGGTCATTCCGAGATCATCGTCCGCATCCACTGA
- a CDS encoding ammonium transporter has translation MNIDPAATAWLLASTALVLLMTPGLAIFYGGMVRTTGVLNMIMMSFISIPLVTVAWLLVGYTLAFSDGGGFIGGLSHVGMRGIGPGTVHGTVPELLFATFQLTFAIITAALVSGAIADRAKFVAWMLFVPVWAVAVYSVVAHWVWSPNGWLSKMGVLDYAGGLCVEVVSGASALALALVLGPRIGFKTEAMRPHNLPFVLLGVGLLWFGWFGFNAGSALAADGMAAAIFLNTLVAGCLGMLGWLTVEQVRDGNPTTFGAASGVVAGLVAITPSCGYVNTLGAAVVGLAAGIVCSFAVAVKFKLNYDDSLDVVGVHFVGGVVGVILIGLLATAVMTGAQGSRGLFYAGGLGQLGKQSFAMVVVALYAFGVSYAVAKLIDRFIGFRVAAEDEVTGVDLTQHAETAYTEGVAGVQQVRRPLRTEDDE, from the coding sequence GTGAATATCGATCCCGCCGCTACCGCGTGGCTGCTGGCCAGCACTGCGCTCGTGTTGCTGATGACGCCCGGGCTGGCCATTTTCTACGGCGGCATGGTGCGCACCACCGGCGTGCTCAACATGATCATGATGAGCTTCATCTCGATACCGCTCGTCACGGTGGCGTGGCTGCTGGTGGGCTACACGCTGGCATTCTCCGACGGTGGCGGCTTCATCGGCGGACTGTCGCATGTCGGGATGCGAGGAATCGGCCCGGGCACTGTGCACGGAACGGTCCCCGAACTGCTGTTCGCCACCTTCCAGTTGACCTTCGCGATCATTACCGCGGCCCTGGTCAGTGGCGCAATCGCTGACCGCGCCAAGTTCGTGGCCTGGATGCTGTTCGTACCGGTGTGGGCGGTCGCGGTGTACTCGGTTGTGGCGCACTGGGTTTGGTCGCCAAACGGTTGGCTGTCCAAGATGGGCGTGCTGGACTACGCGGGTGGGTTGTGCGTCGAGGTCGTGTCGGGCGCCTCGGCGCTCGCGCTGGCTCTGGTGCTCGGTCCCCGGATCGGCTTCAAGACCGAAGCCATGCGCCCGCACAACCTGCCGTTCGTGCTCCTCGGGGTGGGGCTGCTGTGGTTCGGCTGGTTCGGCTTCAACGCCGGCTCGGCCTTGGCCGCCGACGGCATGGCGGCCGCGATCTTCCTCAACACGCTGGTCGCCGGGTGCCTCGGCATGCTGGGCTGGCTGACGGTGGAACAGGTTCGCGACGGCAACCCGACCACCTTCGGTGCCGCGTCCGGGGTGGTCGCGGGCTTGGTGGCGATCACGCCGTCGTGTGGCTACGTGAACACCCTGGGCGCCGCGGTCGTCGGACTGGCGGCGGGAATCGTGTGCTCGTTCGCCGTCGCGGTGAAATTCAAACTCAACTACGACGACTCGCTGGACGTCGTCGGCGTCCACTTCGTCGGCGGAGTGGTCGGCGTCATCCTGATCGGATTGCTCGCCACCGCGGTGATGACCGGGGCGCAGGGATCGAGGGGACTGTTCTACGCCGGCGGGCTGGGCCAACTCGGCAAGCAGTCGTTCGCGATGGTGGTGGTTGCCCTGTACGCCTTCGGGGTCAGCTACGCCGTGGCCAAACTGATCGACCGGTTCATCGGGTTCCGGGTCGCAGCTGAGGACGAGGTCACCGGCGTCGACCTCACCCAGCACGCCGAGACGGCGTACACCGAAGGCGTCGCCGGGGTCCAGCAGGTGCGGCGGCCGTTGCGTACCGAAGACGACGAGTAA
- a CDS encoding MBL fold metallo-hydrolase has translation MSSVTVTHIGGPTLLIEFGGWRLLTDPTFDPPGERWHFGWGAFSKKLTGPAIPAGDLGPIDAVLLSHDHHGDNLDHAGRALLPQLGTTVTTVPGAKRLGGQTVGLKPWDTTTLTAPDRTPIEITATPARHGPPGSRVIVGAVIGFALRWDGQEHGVLWISGDTVLFDGVREVANRFDVGTAVVHLGGVRFPVSGPLLYTMTAEKAVQACQLLHPRTVIPVHYEGWKHFRQPRDAAHRILYASPVAGSVTWLQHGSPTTVAV, from the coding sequence ATGAGTAGCGTCACCGTCACTCACATCGGCGGCCCCACCTTATTGATCGAGTTCGGCGGCTGGCGGTTGCTCACCGATCCGACCTTCGATCCGCCAGGTGAACGCTGGCACTTCGGTTGGGGCGCGTTCTCTAAGAAGCTCACCGGACCGGCGATTCCCGCCGGCGACCTCGGGCCCATCGACGCTGTGCTGTTGAGTCACGACCACCACGGGGACAACCTCGACCACGCCGGCCGCGCGCTACTTCCGCAACTCGGCACCACAGTGACAACCGTGCCAGGGGCGAAGCGCCTGGGCGGCCAGACGGTGGGCCTCAAGCCCTGGGACACAACGACTCTCACCGCGCCGGACCGGACCCCGATCGAGATCACCGCGACGCCGGCGCGCCACGGCCCACCCGGGAGCCGGGTGATCGTGGGAGCGGTAATCGGCTTCGCCCTGCGCTGGGACGGCCAGGAGCACGGCGTGCTGTGGATCTCCGGTGACACCGTGCTCTTCGACGGCGTCCGCGAGGTCGCGAACCGATTCGACGTAGGGACGGCCGTGGTCCATCTGGGCGGTGTCCGATTTCCGGTCAGCGGGCCACTGCTCTACACCATGACCGCGGAAAAGGCGGTGCAAGCGTGCCAGCTGCTGCACCCCCGGACGGTGATCCCGGTGCACTACGAGGGCTGGAAGCATTTCCGCCAGCCACGCGATGCGGCGCATCGGATCTTGTACGCCTCGCCGGTCGCGGGCTCCGTGACCTGGCTGCAGCACGGCTCGCCGACCACCGTCGCGGTGTGA
- a CDS encoding WS/DGAT/MGAT family O-acyltransferase produces MSKTARRLGPQDMLFLYSESPSTMMHVGGLMPFTPPPDAPKDFLRQLVEESKENDVVEPWNLKLSHPDLLFSPLQSWVYDDNFDLDYHVRRSALASPGDERELGILVSRLHSHALDLRRPPWEMHFIEGLEDGRFAIYVKMHHALVDGYTGQKMLARSLSTDPNDTSHPLFFNIPTPGRAVAKEANGGGIAGNVLSGVSGAVTNLGGVLSGVGSVLGSLAGAGRSSLDLTRAIVNTQLRSDNEYRNLIGSVQAPRSILNTRISRNRRFATQQYQLDRLKSIGAAHDATLNDVALAIVGGSLRRFLDELGELPDRALIAMLPVNVRPKDDEGGGNAVATILGSLGTDIADPVERLHAVTATTRMAKAQLATMDKETILAYSAALMAPFGMQLASTLSGVKTPLPYTFNVCVSNVPGPRERLYLRGSRMEASFPVSLVTHSQALNITLQSYADTINFGFIGCRDTLPHLQRIAVYTGEALDELEAATHS; encoded by the coding sequence GTGAGCAAGACCGCCCGGCGGCTGGGCCCGCAAGACATGCTCTTCCTCTACTCCGAGTCGCCGAGCACGATGATGCACGTGGGTGGGCTGATGCCGTTCACTCCGCCTCCCGACGCGCCCAAGGATTTCCTGCGCCAACTCGTCGAGGAGAGCAAGGAAAACGACGTCGTCGAGCCGTGGAACCTGAAGCTCAGCCACCCGGACCTGCTCTTCAGCCCGCTGCAGTCGTGGGTGTACGACGACAATTTCGACCTCGACTACCACGTCCGCCGCTCGGCGCTCGCCAGCCCGGGCGATGAACGTGAACTCGGAATCCTGGTGTCCCGCTTGCACAGTCACGCCTTGGATCTGCGCCGGCCGCCGTGGGAGATGCACTTCATCGAAGGCCTCGAGGACGGTCGGTTCGCGATCTACGTCAAGATGCACCACGCGTTGGTGGACGGTTACACGGGACAGAAGATGCTGGCCCGCAGCCTGTCCACTGACCCGAATGACACCAGCCATCCGCTGTTCTTCAACATCCCAACTCCCGGACGGGCCGTCGCCAAGGAGGCTAACGGCGGGGGTATCGCAGGCAATGTGCTCAGCGGCGTCAGTGGTGCCGTCACCAACCTCGGCGGCGTGCTCAGCGGGGTGGGCAGCGTGCTCGGTTCCCTCGCGGGCGCGGGACGATCCTCGTTGGATCTCACCCGAGCGATCGTCAACACGCAGCTGCGCAGCGACAACGAATACCGCAACCTCATCGGTTCGGTGCAGGCGCCGCGTTCCATCCTCAACACGCGGATCAGCCGCAACCGCCGCTTCGCCACCCAGCAGTATCAACTGGACCGACTGAAAAGCATTGGGGCAGCACATGATGCGACGCTCAACGATGTCGCACTGGCGATCGTCGGCGGCAGTTTGCGGCGGTTCCTAGACGAACTCGGTGAGCTGCCCGACCGGGCGTTGATCGCGATGCTGCCGGTCAATGTGCGGCCCAAGGATGACGAGGGCGGCGGAAACGCCGTTGCCACCATCCTGGGGTCCCTGGGCACCGACATCGCCGATCCCGTCGAACGGTTGCATGCAGTGACGGCCACAACGCGCATGGCGAAAGCCCAACTGGCGACCATGGACAAGGAGACGATCCTGGCCTACAGCGCGGCGTTGATGGCGCCGTTCGGCATGCAGTTGGCCAGCACGCTCAGCGGCGTCAAGACGCCCTTGCCGTACACCTTCAATGTCTGCGTCAGTAACGTGCCCGGGCCCCGGGAGCGCCTCTACCTCCGGGGTAGCCGGATGGAGGCGTCGTTCCCGGTTTCGCTCGTCACGCACAGCCAGGCGCTCAACATCACCCTGCAGAGCTACGCGGACACAATCAACTTCGGGTTCATCGGTTGCCGTGACACGCTGCCGCACCTGCAGCGGATCGCCGTCTACACCGGCGAGGCGCTCGACGAACTGGAAGCCGCCACGCATTCGTAA
- a CDS encoding GNAT family N-acetyltransferase → MTADKTGAETTVTAEKGRYTIAVEGKIVGLATYKDRGNNRVFDHTEVDPAYGGRGLATILVEHALNDTRAAGKRIVPVCSMVATVVKNHPEYADITDDA, encoded by the coding sequence ATGACTGCAGACAAGACCGGCGCGGAAACAACGGTTACCGCCGAGAAGGGCCGGTACACCATCGCTGTCGAGGGCAAGATCGTCGGCCTGGCGACCTATAAGGATCGGGGCAACAACCGCGTCTTCGACCACACCGAGGTCGATCCCGCCTACGGAGGCCGTGGCCTGGCAACGATTTTGGTTGAGCACGCCCTCAACGACACCCGCGCCGCGGGTAAGCGAATTGTCCCGGTGTGCTCGATGGTGGCCACCGTCGTCAAGAATCATCCCGAGTACGCCGACATCACCGACGACGCCTAA
- a CDS encoding pirin family protein: MSNLDVAPTEIACRTAHRADAGPIVEVLSPREVPLGGPRAIHVQRTLPQRQRSLIGAWCFVDHYGPVSGPGVLMDVPPHPHTGLQTVSWLFSGEVEHRDSGDVHALIRPGELNLMTAGAGICHSEVSKPGVVLHGAQLWVALPDSARNTGRGFAHYAPPTVELPGARAKVFLGELAGSRSPVHTFTPLLGAQLDLDPETVFEVDVDPTFEHGVLCDTGTVELCDTALSPGDLGYQGPGSAVLRLRNVGKEPARVLLLGGSPFTEQLVMWWNFVGRSHDDIVTYRRLWQEADERFGAVRGYQGPVTRLPAPPLPTVRLRPRT, from the coding sequence ATGAGCAACCTCGACGTCGCGCCGACCGAGATTGCTTGCCGCACCGCGCACCGTGCCGATGCCGGACCAATAGTGGAAGTGCTATCGCCGCGGGAAGTCCCGCTGGGCGGCCCCAGGGCCATCCACGTACAGCGCACCCTTCCCCAGCGGCAGCGCTCCCTGATCGGCGCGTGGTGCTTCGTCGACCACTACGGGCCGGTCAGCGGACCGGGCGTGCTCATGGACGTCCCGCCCCATCCGCACACCGGACTGCAAACGGTGAGTTGGCTGTTCAGCGGGGAAGTGGAGCACCGCGACAGCGGTGACGTTCATGCCCTGATCCGACCGGGCGAGCTGAATCTGATGACGGCGGGCGCGGGTATCTGTCACTCCGAAGTGTCAAAGCCGGGCGTCGTACTGCACGGTGCGCAGTTGTGGGTGGCACTGCCCGACTCCGCGCGCAATACCGGTCGCGGCTTCGCCCACTACGCGCCCCCAACCGTTGAGTTACCCGGTGCGCGGGCCAAGGTGTTTCTCGGTGAGCTGGCCGGAAGTCGCTCACCGGTCCACACCTTCACCCCGCTGCTGGGTGCCCAACTCGACCTGGACCCCGAGACCGTGTTCGAGGTTGACGTCGACCCCACCTTCGAACACGGGGTGCTATGCGACACGGGCACTGTCGAGCTCTGCGATACCGCCCTCTCGCCAGGCGATTTGGGGTACCAAGGTCCGGGCAGTGCCGTGCTGCGACTGCGCAATGTTGGGAAAGAACCCGCGCGGGTACTGCTACTGGGTGGCAGCCCATTCACCGAACAGCTGGTGATGTGGTGGAACTTCGTGGGGCGCAGCCACGACGACATCGTCACCTACCGCCGATTGTGGCAAGAGGCCGACGAACGTTTCGGTGCCGTCCGCGGCTACCAGGGGCCGGTCACGCGACTGCCGGCACCGCCACTGCCGACCGTACGGTTGCGGCCCCGAACGTAA